In a single window of the Elaeis guineensis isolate ETL-2024a chromosome 4, EG11, whole genome shotgun sequence genome:
- the LOC105042564 gene encoding uncharacterized protein, translating to MYHYSQTLFHKEGWDAVLLPPWRTGNRTMAHFLDLQAFIVRARVLKLYRQALRTARRAPIHSRDELRQTIRQEIEKNRHCEDRQKIRFLVSEGLQRLKGLDEMLDMMGHG from the exons ATGTACCATTATAGCCAAACTCTGTTCCACAAGGAGGGCTGGGATGCTGTCCTCTTGCCACCATGGCGCACTG GGAATAGAACCATGGCCCACTTCTTGGACTTGCAAGCTTTCATTGTCCGTGCTCGCGTACTGAAGCTCTATAGGCAGGCGCTCAGGACTGCTCGACGGGCCCCTATCCATTCTAGAG ATGAGCTGAGACAGACAATAAGACAGGAGATAGAGAAGAATCGACATTGTGAGGATAGGCAGAAAATCCGCTTCTTGGTTAGTGAAGGATTGCAAAGATTGAAAGGTCTTGATGAAATGCTTGATATGATGGGTCATGGTTAG
- the LOC105042563 gene encoding uncharacterized protein isoform X1: MATVYRCAECRADLNLSTAHLFPPDAYFEAGNKGTLSFSWVDDSKLRFSKEDKIRPFFETVNYWGIQRKRTRIQCDSCGRLLGYVYDDGPPLMRGNGQLGFGPSQAIPRCPRYRFKTKALAVATS; the protein is encoded by the exons ATGGCCACCGTCTACCG GTGCGCGGAGTGCAGGGCGGACCTGAATCTGAGCACCGCCCACCTCTTCCCGCCGGACGCCTACTTCGAGGCCGGGAACAAGGGCACGCTCTCCTTCTCCTGGGTGGACGACTCCAAGCTCCGGTTCTCCAAGGAGGACAAGATCCGCCCCTTCTTCGAGACCGTCAACTACTGGGGCATCCAAAGGAAGCGCACCCGCATACAGTGCGACTCCTGCGGCCGCCTCCTCGGCTACGTCTACGACGACGGCCCGCCCCTCATGCGGGGAAACGGCCAGCTCGGCTTCGGCCCCAGCCAGGCCATCCCCCGGTGCCCCAGGTACCGCTTCAAGACCAAGGCCCTCGCTGTTGCTACCTCTTGA
- the LOC105042563 gene encoding uncharacterized protein isoform X2, translated as MATVYRCAECRADLNLSTAHLFPPDAYFEAGNKGTLSFSWVDDSKLRFSKEDKIRPFFETVNYWGIQRKRTRIQCDSCGRLLGYVYDDGPPLMRGNGQLGFGPSQAIPRCPRAKENVPHA; from the exons ATGGCCACCGTCTACCG GTGCGCGGAGTGCAGGGCGGACCTGAATCTGAGCACCGCCCACCTCTTCCCGCCGGACGCCTACTTCGAGGCCGGGAACAAGGGCACGCTCTCCTTCTCCTGGGTGGACGACTCCAAGCTCCGGTTCTCCAAGGAGGACAAGATCCGCCCCTTCTTCGAGACCGTCAACTACTGGGGCATCCAAAGGAAGCGCACCCGCATACAGTGCGACTCCTGCGGCCGCCTCCTCGGCTACGTCTACGACGACGGCCCGCCCCTCATGCGGGGAAACGGCCAGCTCGGCTTCGGCCCCAGCCAGGCCATCCCCCGGTGCCCCAG